From Streptomyces sp. 6-11-2, one genomic window encodes:
- a CDS encoding LacI family DNA-binding transcriptional regulator → MTTRLADIAAQAGVSEATVSRVLNGKPGVAATTRQSVLAALDVLGYERPVRLRQRSEGLVGLITPELENPIFPALAQVIGQALTRQGYTPVLATQTPGGSTEDELTEMLVDRGVAGIIYVSGLHADTTADMERYERLRAQGVPYVLVDGFSPKVQAPFISPDDRAAMTLAVTHLASLGHTRIGLALGPKRFVPVQRKIEGFVRAMQDQLGLAADVVESELVQHSLYTLEGGQAAATALIERDCTAIVCASDMMALGAIRAARQRGLEVPRDVSVVGFDDSPLIAFTDPPLTTIRKPVPAMGQAAVRTLLEEIGGTPAPHSEFVFMPELVVRGSTASAPGDRARP, encoded by the coding sequence GTGACCACACGGCTTGCCGACATCGCCGCGCAGGCAGGGGTGAGCGAGGCGACCGTCAGCCGCGTCCTCAACGGCAAGCCGGGCGTCGCCGCCACCACCCGCCAGTCCGTGCTGGCCGCCCTCGACGTCCTCGGCTACGAGCGCCCGGTACGGCTGCGGCAGCGCAGCGAGGGGCTGGTGGGCCTGATCACCCCGGAGCTGGAGAACCCGATCTTCCCGGCGCTGGCGCAGGTCATCGGCCAGGCGCTGACCCGGCAGGGTTACACCCCGGTGCTCGCCACGCAGACCCCCGGCGGGTCCACGGAGGACGAGCTGACCGAGATGCTGGTGGACCGCGGGGTCGCCGGGATCATCTACGTCTCCGGTCTGCACGCGGACACCACGGCCGACATGGAGCGCTACGAGCGCCTGCGCGCCCAGGGCGTGCCCTACGTCCTCGTGGACGGCTTCTCCCCCAAGGTGCAGGCGCCGTTCATCTCCCCCGACGACCGGGCCGCGATGACCCTGGCGGTCACCCACCTCGCCTCCCTGGGGCACACCCGTATCGGCCTGGCCCTCGGCCCGAAGCGCTTCGTGCCGGTCCAGCGCAAGATCGAGGGCTTCGTGCGCGCCATGCAGGACCAGCTGGGCCTGGCCGCGGACGTCGTCGAGTCGGAGCTGGTCCAGCACTCCCTCTACACCCTGGAGGGCGGCCAGGCCGCGGCCACCGCGCTCATCGAACGGGACTGCACGGCGATCGTCTGCGCCAGCGACATGATGGCGCTCGGCGCGATCCGGGCGGCCCGGCAGCGCGGCCTGGAGGTCCCCCGGGACGTCTCCGTGGTGGGCTTCGACGACTCCCCCCTGATCGCCTTCACCGACCCGCCCCTGACGACCATCCGCAAGCCGGTGCCCGCGATGGGCCAGGCGGCGGTGCGCACGCTGCTCGAGGAGATCGGCGGGACGCCCGCGCCGCACAGCGAGTTCGTGTTCATGCCGGAGCTGGTGGTGCGCGGTTCGACCGCTTCGGCCCCCGGGGACCGCGCTCGTCCCTGA
- a CDS encoding carbohydrate ABC transporter permease: protein MTVAIDRATGRRRGDRAPRPGLGQRLKNGFQKYWYAYAMIAPVVVVLGGIVGYPLVRGFYLTLTDANSLNSARTIGVNHIEATYRFLGLDNYKDILFGPTAYDRFWSHFLWTVFWTAACVFLHYTIGLGLALMLNQKLRGRTFYRLMLVLPWAVPTFVTVFSWRIMLADSGVLNQVLGSLHLPQPQWLEDTFWQRFAAIMVNTWCGVPFMMLSLLGGLQSIDATLYEAAEMDGANAWQRFRHVTLPGLRSVSSTVVLLGVIWTFNQFVIIFLLFGPYSAPDAQILVTWAYYLGFGQQPRDFAQSAAYGVLLLSILTVFTSFYFRWLKRNDQLAV from the coding sequence ATGACAGTCGCCATCGACCGCGCGACCGGCAGGCGCCGCGGTGACCGCGCGCCTCGGCCCGGGCTGGGGCAGCGCCTGAAGAACGGCTTCCAGAAGTACTGGTACGCCTACGCGATGATCGCGCCGGTGGTCGTCGTGCTCGGCGGCATCGTGGGCTACCCCCTGGTGCGGGGCTTCTACCTGACCCTCACCGACGCCAACAGCCTCAACTCGGCGCGCACCATCGGCGTCAACCACATCGAGGCCACCTACCGGTTCCTCGGGCTGGACAACTACAAGGACATCCTGTTCGGCCCGACCGCGTACGACCGGTTCTGGTCGCACTTCCTGTGGACCGTCTTCTGGACGGCCGCCTGCGTGTTCCTGCACTACACCATCGGCCTCGGCCTCGCGCTCATGCTCAACCAGAAGCTGCGCGGTCGCACCTTCTACCGGCTGATGCTGGTCCTGCCCTGGGCCGTGCCGACCTTCGTCACGGTCTTCTCCTGGCGGATCATGCTCGCCGACTCCGGCGTGCTCAACCAGGTGCTCGGCAGTCTGCACCTGCCCCAGCCGCAGTGGCTGGAGGACACCTTCTGGCAGCGGTTCGCCGCGATCATGGTCAACACCTGGTGCGGTGTGCCGTTCATGATGCTCTCGCTGCTCGGCGGCCTGCAGTCCATCGACGCCACGCTCTACGAGGCCGCGGAGATGGACGGCGCGAACGCCTGGCAGCGGTTCCGGCACGTCACGCTGCCCGGTCTGCGCTCGGTCAGCTCCACCGTGGTGCTGCTCGGCGTCATCTGGACCTTCAACCAGTTCGTCATCATCTTCCTGCTGTTCGGCCCCTACAGCGCGCCCGACGCTCAGATCCTCGTCACCTGGGCCTACTACCTGGGCTTCGGACAGCAGCCGCGCGACTTCGCCCAGTCGGCCGCCTACGGCGTGCTGCTGCTGTCGATCCTGACCGTCTTCACCTCCTTCTACTTCCGCTGGCTGAAGCGCAATGACCAGCTCGCCGTCTGA
- a CDS encoding bifunctional [glutamine synthetase] adenylyltransferase/[glutamine synthetase]-adenylyl-L-tyrosine phosphorylase produces the protein MTAPGRRSSTFTRLLRHGFIHASDAERLLDGPDLAPLRDDPVLLEALGATADPDLALGGLVRLLEAQPESKARRELLDTLIAAKPLRDRLLGVLGASTALGDHLARHAGDWRALVTYEPRDLHPGVEEFEHGLADAGDPVGLRVAYRRCLLSIAARDVCGTTDVAETAAELADLATATLRAALRLARAAAPEDDALCRLAVIAMGKCGGHELNYVSDVDVIFVGEAADGADEVKALRAATRLASHMMRICSETTVEGSIWPVDANLRPEGRNGPLVRTLSSHVAYYQRWAKTWEFQALLKARPVAGDLELGGQYIAALDPLVWQAAERENFVADVQKMRRRVVETIPVAEVERELKLGPGGLRDVEFAVQLLQLVHGRTDPSLRSGSTLDALQALAAGGYVGRVDAVQLDDAYRFLRSLEHRIQLFRLRRTHLVPEDEADLRRLGRSLGLRSDPITELTREWKRHTSVVRRLHEKLFYRPLLDAVAQLAPGEARLRPEAARERLVALGYADPAAALRHLEALASGVTRKSAIQRTLLPVLLGWFADSADPDAGLLNFRKVSDALGKTPWYLRLLRDEGAAAENLARVLSAGRLAPDLLMRAPEAVALLGNGDAGGLEPRGRAQLEQEVLAAVRRAETPEQGVTAARGVRRRELFRTAAADIVGSYGTETRPAEADQGALVDQVGGAVSDLTAATLAGTLRAVVRKGWGDTLPTRFAIIGMGRFGGHELGYGSDADVLFVHEPWEGADEREAAEAAARVVAETRRLLQIPSADPPLLVDADLRPEGKSGPLVRTLKSYEAYYRRWSLVWESQALLRAEPVAGDEDLGRRFIELIDPLRYPRGGLRDDAVREIRRLKARMESERLPRGTDPKLHTKLGPGGLSDVEWTVQMLQMRHAAGEASLRTTRTREALAAAREAGLVSPEDASTLDEAWVLATRVRNAVMLVRGRAGDTFPTESRELAAVGRYLGYGPGHAGDMLDAYRRTARRARSVMEELFYGS, from the coding sequence ATGACGGCGCCGGGGCGCAGGAGCAGTACCTTCACGCGGCTGCTGCGGCACGGCTTCATCCATGCCTCGGACGCCGAGCGGCTGCTGGACGGGCCGGACCTCGCGCCGCTCCGGGACGATCCGGTGCTGCTGGAGGCGCTGGGCGCCACCGCCGACCCGGATCTCGCGCTGGGCGGGCTGGTCCGGCTGCTGGAGGCGCAGCCGGAGTCCAAGGCCCGCCGCGAGCTGCTCGACACGCTGATAGCGGCCAAACCGCTGCGCGACCGGCTGCTCGGTGTGCTCGGCGCCTCCACCGCGCTCGGTGACCACCTCGCCCGGCACGCGGGCGACTGGCGGGCGCTGGTCACCTACGAGCCGCGCGACCTGCACCCGGGGGTCGAGGAGTTCGAGCACGGGCTCGCCGACGCCGGCGACCCGGTCGGACTCCGCGTCGCCTACCGGCGCTGCCTGCTGTCCATCGCCGCCCGCGACGTGTGCGGCACCACGGATGTCGCCGAGACCGCAGCCGAGCTCGCCGACCTCGCCACCGCCACCCTGCGCGCCGCGCTCCGGCTCGCGCGGGCCGCCGCGCCCGAGGACGACGCGCTGTGCCGGCTCGCGGTGATCGCGATGGGCAAGTGTGGCGGCCACGAACTCAACTACGTCTCCGACGTCGACGTGATCTTCGTCGGTGAGGCCGCGGACGGCGCCGACGAGGTCAAGGCCCTGCGCGCCGCGACCCGGCTCGCCTCGCACATGATGCGGATCTGCTCCGAGACGACCGTGGAGGGCTCGATCTGGCCGGTCGACGCCAACCTGCGGCCCGAGGGCCGCAACGGGCCGCTGGTGCGCACCCTCAGCAGCCATGTCGCCTACTACCAGCGGTGGGCCAAGACCTGGGAGTTCCAGGCGCTGCTCAAGGCCCGCCCGGTGGCCGGCGACCTGGAACTGGGCGGGCAGTACATCGCCGCGCTCGACCCGCTGGTCTGGCAGGCCGCCGAGCGCGAGAACTTCGTCGCCGACGTGCAGAAGATGCGCCGCCGCGTGGTCGAGACCATCCCCGTGGCCGAGGTCGAGCGCGAGCTGAAGCTCGGGCCGGGCGGCCTGCGCGACGTCGAATTCGCCGTGCAGCTGCTTCAGTTGGTGCACGGGCGGACCGACCCGTCGCTGCGCAGCGGCTCCACCCTGGACGCGTTGCAGGCGCTGGCCGCCGGAGGGTACGTCGGCCGAGTGGACGCCGTGCAACTCGACGACGCCTACCGGTTCCTGCGCTCCCTGGAGCACCGCATCCAGCTGTTCCGGCTGCGGCGCACCCACCTCGTCCCCGAGGACGAGGCCGATCTGCGCCGGCTCGGACGGTCGCTCGGCCTGCGCAGCGACCCGATCACCGAGCTGACCCGCGAGTGGAAACGGCACACCAGCGTCGTACGCCGGCTGCACGAGAAGCTGTTCTACCGGCCGTTGCTCGACGCGGTCGCCCAACTCGCTCCTGGCGAGGCCCGGTTGAGGCCGGAAGCCGCGCGGGAGCGGCTGGTCGCGCTCGGGTACGCCGACCCGGCGGCCGCGCTGCGGCATCTGGAGGCGCTGGCCTCCGGCGTCACCAGGAAGTCGGCCATCCAGCGGACCCTGCTGCCCGTGCTGCTGGGGTGGTTCGCGGACTCCGCCGATCCGGACGCCGGGCTGCTGAACTTCCGCAAGGTGTCGGACGCGCTCGGCAAGACGCCCTGGTATCTGCGGCTGCTGCGGGACGAGGGTGCCGCCGCCGAGAACCTCGCCCGGGTGCTGTCGGCCGGGCGGCTCGCGCCCGACCTGCTGATGCGCGCGCCCGAGGCCGTGGCACTGCTGGGCAACGGTGACGCGGGCGGCCTCGAACCGCGCGGCCGCGCCCAGCTGGAGCAGGAGGTCCTCGCCGCCGTCCGCCGCGCCGAGACCCCCGAGCAGGGCGTCACGGCGGCGCGCGGCGTACGGCGGCGGGAGCTGTTCCGTACCGCCGCCGCCGACATCGTCGGCTCCTACGGCACCGAGACCCGGCCCGCCGAGGCCGATCAGGGCGCGCTCGTGGACCAGGTGGGCGGCGCGGTGTCCGACCTGACGGCGGCGACGCTGGCCGGGACCCTGCGGGCGGTCGTGCGCAAGGGATGGGGGGACACCCTGCCGACCCGGTTCGCGATCATCGGCATGGGGCGCTTCGGCGGGCACGAGCTGGGCTACGGCTCGGACGCGGACGTGCTGTTCGTGCACGAGCCGTGGGAGGGCGCCGACGAGCGGGAGGCCGCCGAGGCCGCGGCCCGGGTGGTCGCCGAGACGCGGCGGCTGCTCCAGATCCCGAGCGCGGATCCGCCGCTCCTGGTCGACGCGGATCTGCGGCCCGAGGGGAAGTCCGGGCCGCTGGTGCGGACGCTCAAGTCGTACGAGGCGTACTACCGGCGGTGGTCGCTGGTGTGGGAGTCCCAGGCGCTGCTGCGGGCCGAGCCGGTGGCCGGGGACGAGGACCTGGGGCGGCGGTTCATCGAGCTGATCGACCCGTTGCGGTATCCGCGCGGCGGGCTGCGCGACGACGCGGTGCGGGAGATCCGGCGGCTGAAGGCCCGGATGGAGTCCGAGCGGCTGCCGCGCGGCACCGACCCCAAGCTGCACACCAAACTGGGGCCGGGCGGGCTGTCCGACGTGGAGTGGACCGTGCAGATGCTCCAGATGCGGCACGCGGCGGGGGAGGCGTCGCTGCGGACCACGCGGACGCGGGAGGCGCTGGCGGCGGCACGGGAGGCGGGACTGGTGTCCCCGGAGGACGCCTCCACGCTCGACGAGGCGTGGGTGCTGGCCACGCGGGTGCGCAACGCGGTGATGCTGGTGCGGGGCCGGGCGGGGGACACGTTCCCCACCGAGTCGCGGGAACTGGCCGCGGTGGGACGGTACCTGGGATACGGGCCGGGGCACGCGGGCGACATGCTCGACGCGTACCGGCGGACGGCACGCCGGGCCCGGTCGGTCATGGAGGAGCTGTTCTACGGTTCGTGA
- a CDS encoding phosphatase PAP2 family protein, with the protein MGDSTETRLEGREEAVPPLVTDEQSPTALERLRTPRRPRLWFEILLIAVSYWTYSLIRNAVPEQKAKALRNADWVWDAEHQLGIAVEHSVNHALNSVTWLIIGMNYYYATLHFVVTIGVLVWLYRTHPGRYAAARLTLFVTTGVALLGYYLYPLAPPRLMAGGHFVDTVQVHHTWGSMASGDLKNMSNQYAAMPSMHIGWSLWCGLTVFTLCTIPWLRVLGLLYPVATLVVIVATANHFWLDAVGGALCLSFGFTVARAWYGALPHALPRLTPALRPTEA; encoded by the coding sequence ATGGGTGACTCGACCGAGACACGACTGGAAGGCCGGGAAGAGGCCGTTCCGCCCCTTGTCACGGACGAGCAGTCCCCCACCGCCCTGGAGCGGCTGCGCACCCCCCGCCGGCCGCGGCTGTGGTTCGAGATCCTGCTGATCGCGGTGAGTTACTGGACGTACTCGCTGATCCGCAACGCGGTCCCGGAGCAGAAGGCCAAGGCGCTGCGCAACGCGGACTGGGTCTGGGACGCCGAGCACCAGCTCGGCATCGCCGTCGAACACTCGGTCAACCATGCCCTGAACTCGGTGACTTGGCTGATCATCGGCATGAACTACTACTACGCGACGCTGCACTTCGTGGTCACCATCGGCGTCCTGGTGTGGCTCTACCGCACGCACCCCGGCCGCTACGCGGCGGCCCGGCTCACCCTCTTCGTGACGACGGGTGTGGCGCTGCTCGGCTACTACCTGTACCCGCTGGCACCCCCGCGCCTGATGGCCGGCGGCCACTTCGTGGACACGGTCCAGGTCCACCACACCTGGGGTTCCATGGCGTCCGGCGACCTCAAGAACATGTCCAACCAGTACGCCGCGATGCCGTCCATGCACATCGGCTGGTCCCTGTGGTGCGGCCTGACCGTCTTCACCCTGTGCACGATCCCGTGGCTGCGCGTCCTCGGCCTGCTCTACCCGGTGGCCACCCTGGTCGTCATCGTCGCCACCGCCAACCACTTCTGGCTCGACGCGGTCGGCGGCGCCCTGTGCCTCTCCTTCGGCTTCACGGTGGCCCGCGCCTGGTACGGGGCGCTGCCGCACGCGCTGCCGCGGCTGACGCCGGCGCTGCGGCCTACGGAGGCGTAG
- a CDS encoding sugar ABC transporter permease, whose protein sequence is MSTTTLEKTPAGPASAPPSPRRTRRRGERGRLGGALLHAGLAVASLIALAPVAWLFFLSLGPDKDDYLHPGRIFGKLTFSNYSFVLQHTAFFDWLKSTMIVALGTTLIGVFVAATTGYAVSRMRFPGYKQLMWVLLLTQAFPIAILIVPMYEIFSELGLIDTYWALIVINCTTAVPYSAWLLKGYFDTIPFEIDEAGRVDGLSPFGTFARLILPLARPGLAVAAFYNFITAVGEVAFATTFMLDDSKYTFAVGLQSFVSEHDAQWNYMAATAVLIAVPVSVFFYLVQKNIVTGLTAGGTKG, encoded by the coding sequence ATGAGCACCACGACCCTCGAAAAGACACCGGCCGGCCCGGCTTCCGCCCCGCCTTCCCCGCGCCGGACCCGTCGGCGGGGCGAGCGCGGCCGGCTCGGCGGCGCCCTGCTGCACGCCGGCCTGGCCGTGGCGAGCCTCATCGCGCTGGCACCGGTGGCATGGCTGTTCTTCCTGTCGCTCGGCCCGGACAAGGACGACTACCTGCACCCCGGCCGGATCTTCGGCAAGCTCACCTTCTCCAACTACAGCTTCGTGCTGCAGCACACGGCCTTCTTCGACTGGCTCAAGTCCACGATGATCGTGGCCCTCGGCACCACCCTGATCGGCGTCTTCGTCGCCGCCACCACCGGCTACGCGGTCTCCCGCATGCGGTTCCCCGGCTACAAGCAGCTGATGTGGGTACTGCTCCTCACCCAGGCCTTCCCGATCGCCATCCTGATCGTGCCGATGTACGAGATCTTCAGCGAGCTCGGTCTCATCGACACCTACTGGGCCCTGATCGTCATCAACTGCACCACGGCCGTCCCCTACAGTGCCTGGCTGCTCAAGGGGTACTTCGACACCATCCCGTTCGAGATCGACGAGGCGGGACGCGTGGACGGGCTCAGCCCCTTCGGCACCTTCGCACGGCTGATCCTGCCGCTGGCCCGCCCGGGGCTGGCCGTCGCGGCCTTCTACAACTTCATCACGGCCGTCGGCGAGGTCGCGTTCGCGACCACCTTCATGCTGGACGACTCCAAGTACACCTTCGCGGTCGGCCTGCAGAGCTTCGTCAGCGAGCACGACGCCCAGTGGAACTACATGGCCGCCACCGCGGTGTTGATCGCCGTTCCGGTGTCGGTCTTCTTCTACCTTGTCCAGAAAAACATCGTCACCGGCCTCACCGCGGGCGGCACCAAGGGCTGA
- a CDS encoding extracellular solute-binding protein, with the protein MRRGIAATALVASLALTATACGGSDNGDKSDGPVTITWWDTSNATNEAPTYQALVKQFEAANKDIKVKYVNVQFDQAQNKFDTAAGSKGAPDVLRSEVGWTPAFAKKGYFVPLDGTEALADQDKFQPSLITQAQYEGKTYGVPFVTDTLALVYNKALFQKAGIAEAPKTWDELKSAAAKIKDKTGVDGYWGSTQAYYAQNFLFGEGTDTVDVDAKKITMNSAAAKKGYGTWLGLFDGKGLHKADTTADAYAHIQDAFIEGKVAAIIQGPWEITNFYKGSAFTDKSNLGIATVPAGSSGKAGAPTGGHNLSVYAGSDKAHQDAALKFVKFMTSAKSQETIALKNSTLPTRDDAYTAEVKTDPGIAGYQGVLAAAQPRPALPEYGSLWGPLDTELPKIAAGKESLDKGLSNAEIAIAKLVPDFSK; encoded by the coding sequence ATGCGGCGTGGCATAGCGGCCACCGCGCTGGTGGCGTCCCTCGCCCTCACGGCGACGGCGTGCGGCGGGAGCGACAACGGCGACAAGTCGGACGGTCCGGTGACCATCACCTGGTGGGACACCTCCAACGCCACCAACGAGGCACCGACGTACCAGGCCCTGGTCAAGCAGTTCGAAGCGGCCAACAAGGACATCAAGGTCAAGTACGTCAACGTCCAGTTCGACCAGGCGCAGAACAAGTTCGACACGGCCGCCGGCTCCAAGGGCGCCCCGGACGTGCTGCGCTCCGAGGTCGGCTGGACCCCGGCCTTCGCCAAGAAGGGCTACTTCGTGCCGCTGGACGGCACCGAGGCCCTCGCCGACCAGGACAAGTTCCAGCCCAGCCTGATCACGCAGGCCCAGTACGAGGGCAAGACCTACGGCGTCCCGTTCGTCACCGACACCCTGGCCCTGGTCTACAACAAGGCCCTGTTCCAGAAGGCCGGCATCGCCGAGGCCCCCAAGACCTGGGACGAGCTGAAGTCCGCCGCCGCCAAGATCAAGGACAAGACCGGCGTCGACGGCTACTGGGGCTCCACCCAGGCCTACTACGCCCAGAACTTCCTCTTCGGCGAGGGCACCGACACCGTCGACGTCGACGCCAAGAAGATCACCATGAACTCGGCGGCCGCCAAGAAGGGCTACGGCACCTGGCTCGGCCTGTTCGACGGCAAGGGCCTGCACAAGGCCGACACCACCGCCGACGCCTACGCCCACATCCAGGACGCGTTCATCGAAGGCAAGGTCGCCGCGATCATCCAGGGCCCCTGGGAGATCACGAACTTCTACAAGGGCTCCGCCTTCACGGACAAGTCCAACCTGGGCATCGCCACCGTCCCGGCCGGCTCCTCCGGCAAGGCGGGCGCTCCGACCGGCGGACACAACCTCTCCGTCTACGCCGGCTCGGACAAGGCCCACCAGGACGCGGCCCTGAAGTTCGTGAAGTTCATGACCTCGGCGAAGTCCCAGGAGACCATCGCCCTGAAGAACTCCACGCTGCCCACCCGTGACGACGCCTACACGGCCGAGGTCAAGACCGATCCCGGCATCGCCGGCTACCAGGGCGTCCTGGCCGCCGCCCAGCCGCGCCCGGCGCTGCCCGAGTACGGCTCCCTGTGGGGCCCGCTCGACACCGAGCTGCCCAAGATCGCCGCCGGCAAGGAGTCCCTGGACAAGGGCCTGAGCAACGCCGAGATCGCGATCGCCAAGCTGGTCCCCGACTTCAGCAAGTGA